The following proteins come from a genomic window of Candidatus Dadabacteria bacterium:
- a CDS encoding BamA/TamA family outer membrane protein, with protein MDSPISSFSDRNYSSNFPREFLCIPQSVALLLSGLFLLVLFPLALDVRAEEAEKDETVFISGIKIKGLEDIELERIKDSMITPFPLRRPWRKRPEFNEQFLEDDIKRIEQVLREYGYYGSTVTHTLDFRDGNRKVDIEIRVEQGDPVIVKTLNIAVLGNHPDDYVSDVAEGILLEEGKPFSQISYQKSKVLITELFSDRGYPLADVKSEAIVSLRSREVNVEFTIDPGQEYYFGDVIFRGNSDIATRLLEREIEYEQGDLFSLKETQKSRANIFETGLFNSVIVDTEYDERNFEVRTIYSVTERKLGTIKLGVGYATEDNLRAQLSWSQRNFFDGGRTLQVTSSYSSLTRGLLARLDQPHLVGRNSSLAFLLDVRRDDFPGYEGLSFDFNSTLSKEFFDYLTLFSSLNVVFADIDSQVVRTPIESARDSVFLTVVDLGVEYDLTDSLINPTSGMRLFFFMERPIQTTSSARTDYLKFLAELRYYKSVSGIVLGKRATIGNISTLGGTDPLDVPIFKRFFAGGSASMRGYSFQHLSPLNSDRDPLGGNSMIIGNAEARFGLFNKLGAVIFFDYGNVYSKSFGFSASNLKYAAGAGLRYHTIIGPVRADFGYLLNPEDEERDDRFKIFISIGQAF; from the coding sequence ATGGATAGCCCTATATCTTCTTTTTCTGACCGCAACTATAGCAGCAACTTCCCGCGCGAATTCCTTTGCATACCTCAAAGCGTCGCTCTTTTGCTTTCGGGACTTTTTCTTCTCGTGCTTTTTCCCTTGGCTTTGGATGTTAGAGCCGAGGAAGCGGAGAAGGACGAAACGGTTTTTATCTCCGGGATCAAGATAAAGGGGCTAGAAGACATAGAACTCGAGAGAATAAAGGACTCCATGATAACTCCTTTTCCCTTAAGGAGGCCTTGGAGAAAACGTCCGGAATTCAACGAGCAGTTCCTTGAGGACGATATAAAAAGAATAGAGCAGGTTCTCAGGGAATATGGTTATTACGGTTCCACGGTAACCCATACCTTAGATTTCCGGGATGGAAACCGAAAAGTGGATATAGAAATAAGGGTGGAGCAAGGGGACCCTGTAATAGTGAAGACTTTGAACATAGCAGTTCTTGGTAACCACCCGGACGATTACGTCTCCGATGTCGCCGAGGGAATCCTCTTGGAAGAGGGGAAACCTTTTTCCCAGATAAGCTACCAGAAGTCAAAAGTCCTTATCACGGAGTTGTTTTCCGATAGGGGTTATCCTCTGGCGGATGTAAAATCCGAAGCGATTGTGAGCCTGAGGAGCAGAGAGGTTAATGTTGAATTCACCATCGATCCGGGACAGGAATATTATTTCGGCGACGTGATATTCAGGGGAAATTCCGATATTGCCACCAGACTTCTCGAGCGGGAGATAGAGTACGAGCAAGGGGACCTGTTTTCTCTCAAAGAGACTCAGAAATCGCGGGCGAACATTTTTGAAACCGGACTTTTCAATTCCGTTATAGTGGATACTGAATACGACGAGCGGAACTTCGAGGTTCGGACTATATACAGCGTTACTGAAAGGAAACTCGGAACGATAAAGCTTGGAGTTGGATACGCCACGGAGGACAATCTAAGGGCACAGTTATCTTGGAGCCAGAGGAATTTTTTCGACGGCGGAAGGACCCTGCAGGTTACTTCCAGTTATTCATCCCTGACACGGGGTTTACTGGCCAGACTTGATCAGCCTCACTTAGTCGGCAGAAATTCCAGTCTTGCTTTTTTGCTTGACGTGAGAAGGGATGATTTCCCGGGCTATGAGGGCTTGAGTTTCGATTTCAACAGTACTTTGTCCAAGGAGTTTTTTGATTATCTCACACTTTTCAGTTCCCTGAACGTCGTATTTGCGGATATAGATTCTCAGGTGGTAAGAACGCCGATTGAGAGTGCCCGCGACAGCGTCTTCCTGACGGTTGTTGATCTGGGAGTTGAGTATGACCTGACCGACAGCCTTATAAATCCTACCAGTGGAATGCGGCTGTTTTTCTTCATGGAAAGACCGATTCAGACCACTAGCTCCGCCCGCACCGATTACCTGAAGTTTCTGGCCGAGTTAAGATACTACAAGAGTGTTTCCGGGATCGTTCTGGGAAAAAGGGCGACGATTGGAAATATAAGCACACTTGGGGGGACTGACCCGCTTGACGTGCCGATCTTCAAAAGGTTCTTCGCCGGAGGCAGTGCAAGCATGAGGGGTTATTCATTTCAGCATCTGAGTCCGCTTAATTCGGATCGGGATCCTCTTGGGGGCAACTCTATGATCATTGGCAACGCTGAAGCCCGCTTCGGGCTTTTTAACAAGCTTGGAGCGGTAATTTTCTTCGATTACGGAAATGTTTATTCAAAAAGTTTCGGTTTCAGTGCTTCCAACCTGAAGTACGCAGCCGGTGCCGGATTGAGATACCATACGATTATCGGGCCGGTCAGGGCGGATTTCGGCTATCTTCTAAACCCCGAGGATGAGGAAAGAGACGACAGATTCAAGATTTTTATAAGCATAGGGCAGGCTTTTTAG
- a CDS encoding aminotransferase class I/II-fold pyridoxal phosphate-dependent enzyme, with protein sequence MNRPDYNFSLINRLPPYVLGVVNELKHKARARGEDIIDLGMGNPDQATPDHIVEKLREAVSEPRNHRYSASAGLPKLRLAITDWYRRNYDVDLDPDSEAVVTIGSKEGISHLMVSILSPGDMAIVPNPSYPIHSYSVIIARGDTHSCPMGKKEDLIQSIEKAIKEVWPKPKVLILSFPNNPTTQVMDLDFFEKVCDLAHETGLIVVHDLVYAELCYDGYKAPSIMQVKGAKDVAVEFYSLSKTYSMPGWRVGFMVGNPEIVSALKRIKSYLDYGIFQPIQIAAITALNGPQEPVERIRETYRSRRDKLIESFARAGWEIPKPKATMFVWAQIPEEFAEMGSLEFSKLLIEKSKVAVSPGVGFGNYGEGFVRLALVENENRITQAARGVRKLLQDAHGY encoded by the coding sequence ATGAACCGGCCGGATTATAATTTTTCCCTGATAAACCGACTTCCCCCTTACGTGCTAGGCGTAGTCAACGAACTTAAACACAAAGCGCGCGCCAGAGGAGAGGATATAATCGACCTCGGCATGGGGAATCCTGATCAGGCAACGCCGGACCACATAGTGGAGAAACTGCGCGAGGCAGTAAGTGAACCCAGAAACCACAGATACTCCGCTTCCGCCGGACTGCCCAAACTTCGTCTGGCCATAACCGACTGGTACAGAAGAAATTACGATGTTGACCTTGACCCGGATTCTGAAGCTGTCGTCACGATAGGATCAAAAGAAGGCATATCGCATTTAATGGTCTCCATACTCTCCCCAGGAGATATGGCGATAGTTCCAAATCCCTCCTACCCGATACATAGCTACTCCGTAATCATAGCAAGAGGAGACACTCACAGTTGTCCCATGGGGAAGAAAGAAGACTTGATACAGTCAATAGAAAAAGCGATAAAGGAAGTGTGGCCAAAACCCAAAGTACTTATCCTTTCATTCCCCAACAACCCGACAACACAAGTCATGGACCTTGATTTCTTCGAGAAAGTCTGTGATCTGGCACATGAAACGGGTCTTATAGTAGTGCATGATCTGGTTTACGCAGAACTGTGTTACGACGGATACAAGGCCCCGAGCATAATGCAGGTAAAGGGAGCCAAAGACGTTGCGGTGGAATTCTATTCACTTTCCAAAACCTACAGCATGCCCGGCTGGAGAGTAGGCTTCATGGTGGGAAATCCAGAAATCGTTTCCGCGCTCAAAAGGATAAAAAGTTACCTTGACTACGGAATATTCCAGCCGATCCAGATAGCCGCAATTACCGCTCTCAACGGACCTCAGGAACCTGTAGAGCGCATAAGGGAAACCTACAGGTCCAGAAGAGACAAACTGATCGAATCATTCGCAAGGGCCGGATGGGAAATCCCAAAACCGAAAGCCACCATGTTCGTATGGGCACAGATACCTGAAGAGTTTGCGGAAATGGGGTCGCTTGAATTCTCGAAACTTCTTATAGAGAAATCAAAAGTCGCCGTATCCCCCGGAGTGGGATTCGGAAACTACGGAGAAGGGTTCGTAAGACTTGCGCTTGTTGAGAACGAAAACAGGATAACTCAGGCGGCAAGGGGAGTTAGGAAGCTTCTTCAGGACGCCCACGGCTACTAA
- a CDS encoding septal ring lytic transglycosylase RlpA family protein has translation MIWVRFAVLIAFFAVGCSFSSGSPKWESRDFQRPRSTDTVQYGKASWYGDKEHGKRSASGEVFNRNAYTAAHKELPFGTVVRVTNRENGRQVRVRINDRGPYIGGRVIDLSYAAAKSIGLVKSGVAEVKIEVLSTPSERSESLFVSLYTVQAGSFRSKAAANELKRKLSRVTDEDVRVESFAFEGDTYYRVRVGRFKKRKDAEMLRVVLRKRGYSARIYVE, from the coding sequence ATGATCTGGGTCAGATTCGCCGTTTTGATTGCGTTTTTTGCGGTCGGTTGCTCTTTTTCTTCAGGTTCCCCGAAGTGGGAAAGTCGGGATTTTCAGCGGCCCAGATCGACGGATACCGTACAGTACGGCAAGGCTTCCTGGTACGGGGACAAGGAACATGGCAAGAGGTCCGCAAGTGGCGAGGTATTCAATAGAAATGCCTATACCGCGGCGCACAAGGAGCTTCCTTTTGGTACCGTCGTGCGTGTTACCAATCGCGAGAATGGCAGGCAGGTAAGGGTCAGGATAAATGACAGGGGTCCTTACATAGGGGGCAGGGTGATAGATCTCTCATACGCGGCCGCGAAATCCATCGGACTTGTTAAAAGCGGTGTTGCGGAGGTGAAAATAGAAGTGCTGTCGACGCCCTCTGAAAGGTCAGAAAGCCTTTTTGTCTCCCTCTACACAGTCCAAGCCGGCTCTTTTCGAAGCAAGGCGGCGGCCAATGAACTCAAAAGAAAGCTCTCGCGTGTCACGGATGAGGATGTGAGGGTGGAATCTTTTGCCTTTGAGGGGGATACTTATTACAGGGTGAGGGTTGGCAGATTCAAGAAAAGGAAAGACGCCGAGATGCTTCGCGTAGTTTTGAGGAAGCGGGGATACTCAGCCAGAATATACGTTGAGTGA